One Eublepharis macularius isolate TG4126 chromosome 6, MPM_Emac_v1.0, whole genome shotgun sequence DNA segment encodes these proteins:
- the NKX1-2 gene encoding NK1 transcription factor-related protein 2, whose amino-acid sequence MLDCQDSGAKGAPLHTKISFSILDILDPQKFTKKSNSAAGRRESIPHTGQQEKSLGRVSVERNRSHQRNKLQAYQDADGQAERPAPASEAVEQREEPPGRAGSRLAAAAASAALHSPDFPASSSSDLDEPGSPPAGKRRRAESSCAKPRRARTAFTYEQLVALENKFRSTRYLSVCERLNLALSLSLTETQVKIWFQNRRTKWKKQNPSVDSTAQPGSNALPPGGGGGGGGRPSPPGPSALAYQTFPSYASAGVLFPAGGPLPLAAAAGGGPFPPFLSPTYLAPFYTPHL is encoded by the exons ATGCTGGACTGTCAGGACAGTGGGGCCAAGGGGGCCCCCCTCCACACGAAAATCTCCTTCTCCATCTTGGACATCCTGGATCCTCAGAAATTTACCAAGAAAAGCAATTCGGCGGCAGGAAGAAGGGAGAGCATCCCACACACAGGACAGCAGGAGAAAAGTTTGGGAAGAGTTTCTGTAGAAAGGAACCGGAGCCACCAAAGGAATAAGCTACAGGCATATCAAG ATGCAGACGGACAAGCCGAGCGGCCGGCCCCCGCCTCGGAGGCAGTGGAGCAAAGGGAAGAGCCGCCGGGCCGAGCCGGGAGCCGCTTAGCCGCGGCGGCCGCCTCAGCCGCACTTCACTCGCCCGACTTCCCGGCCTCCTCGTCGTCAGATCTGGACGAGCCCGGCTCTCCGCCGGCGGGCAAGCGGCGACGGGCAGAGTCCAGCTGCGCCAAGCCTCGGCGGGCCAGGACGGCCTTTACTTACGAGCAGCTGGTGGCTCTCGAGAACAAGTTCCGCTCCACGCGGTACCTGTCGGTGTGCGAGCGCCTTAACCTGGCCCTGTCGCTCAGCCTGACCGAGACGCAGGTCAAAATCTGGTTCCAGAACCGCAGGACCAAGTGGAAGAAACAAAACCCCAGCGTGGACAGCACGGCGCAGCCAGGGAGCAACGCTCTGCCCCcggggggaggcggcggcggcggcggcaggcccaGCCCGCCAGGCCCCAGCGCCTTGGCCTACCAGACTTTCCCCTCCTACGCCTCTGCCGGGGTCTTGTTCCCAGCAGGAGGCCCCCTCCCGCTGGCCGCCGCAGCGGGAGGGgggcctttccctcccttcctcagccCCACTTACTTGGCTCCATTTTATACCCCTCACCTATGA